In Parcubacteria group bacterium, the following are encoded in one genomic region:
- a CDS encoding MiaB/RimO family radical SAM methylthiotransferase, producing MKIENCKLKISAQNNTPSQENIAYLSIHPKHINTHEAFVPIMTGCNNFCSYCVVPYARGREVSRPAEEVIREIKGLIKKGYKEIILLGQNVNSYVSPLPPTPSPSGRGWGEGANFSELLKKINAIPGNFWISFVSNHPKDFSDELIKTATKLKKVCEYIHLPIQAGDDKILQKMNRKYTAKQYLQLINKLKKSFKLYKPGALYSITSDIIVGFPSETKKQLEKSAEVMKKVKYDMVYFGQFSPRPETAAWKMKDNVSKQEKSRRENYLNEILKKTSFKNNQKYLDKTLEVLVDRIEVGLRYGSPTSEYVYFGRTRTMKNVKIISKRKSLVGKIVKVKIIKANIWNLEAEIK from the coding sequence TTGAAAATTGAAAATTGTAAATTGAAAATTTCGGCACAAAATAATACGCCAAGCCAAGAAAATATCGCTTATCTCTCCATCCACCCCAAACATATAAATACTCATGAAGCTTTTGTGCCGATAATGACCGGCTGCAACAATTTCTGTTCCTATTGCGTGGTTCCCTATGCCAGAGGAAGAGAAGTTTCAAGACCGGCAGAAGAAGTTATAAGAGAAATTAAAGGATTAATTAAAAAAGGCTATAAAGAAATAATATTACTGGGCCAAAATGTGAACTCTTATGTTTCCCCTCTCCCCCCAACCCCCTCTCCCTCTGGGAGAGGGTGGGGTGAGGGCGCTAATTTTTCAGAATTATTAAAAAAGATTAACGCTATTCCAGGAAATTTTTGGATCAGTTTCGTCAGTAATCATCCCAAAGACTTTTCTGATGAACTAATTAAAACTGCCACGAAATTAAAGAAAGTCTGCGAATACATTCATCTTCCCATCCAAGCCGGAGACGACAAGATTCTTCAAAAAATGAACCGAAAATATACAGCCAAACAGTATTTGCAATTAATAAATAAGCTAAAAAAATCTTTTAAGCTTTATAAGCCTGGAGCTTTATATTCAATCACTTCCGACATAATCGTCGGCTTTCCTAGTGAAACGAAAAAACAACTTGAAAAATCGGCTGAAGTGATGAAAAAAGTGAAATATGATATGGTATATTTCGGTCAATTTTCGCCAAGACCGGAAACAGCCGCCTGGAAAATGAAAGATAATGTGTCCAAACAAGAAAAATCCCGAAGAGAAAACTATCTCAATGAAATTCTCAAAAAAACATCTTTTAAAAATAACCAAAAATATCTAGATAAAACACTTGAAGTTTTGGTAGATCGTATCGAAGTCGGACTTCGATACGGAAGTCCGACTTCAGAATATGTCTATTTCGGACGAACCCGAACGATGAAAAATGTTAAAATAATTTCTAAAAGAAAAAGTTTGGTTGGAAAAATTGTGAAAGTGAAAATAATTAAAGCAAACATATGGAACCTAGAGGCAGAAATAAAATAA
- the miaA gene encoding tRNA (adenosine(37)-N6)-dimethylallyltransferase MiaA — protein sequence MEPRGRNKIIVILGPTSSGKSEVAIRLARKYDGEIISADSRQIYRGMDVGTGKISKAQQKLAKHWLIDIIDPKTEYNVFKFKKEANCVINYLHKKNKIPIICGGTGFWIKAIVDDVDFPEVKPNLELRKRLEKENTEKLFKMLQKLDPERVNNIDAKNKVRLIRAIEICKAIGKVPPLPPTPSPSGRGWGEGNIKYDFIQIGIDIPKEKLHQNIKKRLEKRFKQGMIEEVKKLRKSGLSWKKIQSFGLGYFWIPLFLQGKIDKKELFEKVYQAEKDYAKRQMTWFKKDKRIVWLKNYKEIEKEIKKNIL from the coding sequence ATGGAACCTAGAGGCAGAAATAAAATAATTGTAATACTTGGTCCAACTAGTTCCGGAAAATCGGAGGTAGCGATTAGGCTTGCCCGAAAATATGACGGTGAAATAATTTCCGCCGATAGCCGGCAAATTTATCGCGGAATGGATGTGGGAACAGGCAAGATTTCAAAAGCTCAGCAGAAATTAGCAAAACATTGGCTAATTGATATTATTGACCCAAAAACTGAATATAATGTTTTCAAATTCAAGAAGGAAGCTAATTGCGTAATTAATTACTTACATAAAAAAAATAAAATTCCCATAATTTGCGGAGGAACCGGATTTTGGATTAAAGCGATTGTCGATGATGTTGATTTCCCGGAAGTGAAACCGAATTTAGAATTAAGAAAGAGGCTTGAGAAAGAAAACACGGAAAAATTATTCAAAATGCTTCAGAAATTGGATCCGGAAAGAGTAAATAATATCGACGCTAAAAACAAAGTGCGCCTAATCCGAGCGATTGAAATTTGCAAAGCGATTGGAAAAGTTCCTCCTCTCCCCCCAACCCCCTCTCCCTCCGGGAGAGGGTGGGGTGAGGGAAATATCAAATACGATTTTATCCAAATCGGCATTGATATCCCTAAGGAAAAACTTCATCAAAATATTAAAAAACGTCTGGAAAAACGTTTTAAACAAGGAATGATTGAGGAGGTTAAAAAACTCCGAAAATCAGGCTTGAGCTGGAAAAAAATTCAATCTTTCGGACTGGGATATTTCTGGATTCCTTTATTTTTACAAGGAAAAATAGACAAGAAAGAACTTTTTGAAAAAGTTTATCAAGCGGAAAAAGATTATGCCAAGCGTCAAATGACTTGGTTCAAAAAAGACAAAAGGATTGTTTGGTTAAAAAATTATAAAGAGATTGAAAAAGAAATTAAAAAAAATATTTTATAA
- a CDS encoding CapA family protein produces the protein MTYFKVKTAVLLTGALFLSGCSFSGVSLNNSASKVREKALNKTQEIVTKEVSVLFVGDLMFDRYIREIAVKRGSDFIFEKISSFLKESDFIVANLEGPITDNKSVSVGTIPGEKGHLSFTFDKSLAETLYKQNIKLVNLGNNHILNFGNSGLLQTENYLKESNIDYFGDPENNEKNYIIKEINGIKIGFVSYNQFGKSAEGTVDDIKNIRGKVDIIAIYGHWGKEYEKNPSDNIKNLAHSFIDAGADLIIGSHPHVIQSAEDYKGKKIYYSLGNFIFDQYFSTETQKGLAVRVKINPDNKNLEFQETALFMDKNGQTKCY, from the coding sequence ATGACTTATTTTAAAGTAAAAACAGCAGTTTTGTTAACAGGGGCTTTATTTTTGTCCGGTTGCTCATTTTCTGGTGTTAGCTTAAATAATAGCGCTAGCAAAGTACGAGAAAAAGCTTTAAATAAAACGCAAGAAATTGTAACAAAAGAAGTTTCCGTACTATTTGTCGGAGATTTAATGTTTGACAGATATATCAGAGAAATTGCAGTAAAAAGAGGAAGCGACTTTATTTTTGAGAAAATAAGCAGTTTTCTAAAAGAAAGTGATTTCATCGTGGCAAATCTTGAAGGTCCGATAACTGATAATAAATCAGTAAGCGTTGGAACAATTCCCGGAGAAAAAGGACATCTTTCTTTTACTTTTGACAAAAGTTTAGCGGAAACCTTGTACAAGCAAAACATTAAGCTGGTGAATCTCGGCAATAATCATATTCTAAATTTTGGAAACAGCGGGCTTTTGCAAACAGAAAATTATTTAAAAGAAAGCAATATTGATTATTTTGGCGATCCGGAAAATAATGAAAAAAATTATATCATCAAAGAAATTAATGGAATAAAAATCGGATTTGTCAGCTACAATCAATTTGGCAAAAGCGCAGAAGGAACGGTTGATGATATAAAAAATATACGCGGCAAAGTTGATATTATTGCGATTTATGGGCATTGGGGGAAGGAGTATGAAAAAAATCCCAGCGACAACATTAAAAATTTAGCGCATAGCTTTATTGATGCCGGAGCGGATTTAATTATCGGATCCCATCCGCATGTTATTCAAAGCGCAGAAGATTATAAAGGAAAGAAAATTTATTATTCTTTGGGAAATTTTATTTTTGACCAATATTTCAGTACCGAAACGCAAAAAGGATTGGCGGTTAGAGTAAAAATAAATCCTGATAATAAGAATCTTGAATTTCAAGAAACAGCTTTGTTTATGGACAAAAACGGACAGACGAAGTGCTATTGA
- a CDS encoding MBL fold metallo-hydrolase, producing MNIQYYGHSCFKITTKPAGRATEDIAIFFDPFDKSVGFRPPQGQADIVFVSHQHHDHNNIEALKGNPIIIDTPGEYAIKGINAVGIDTFHDAKEGAESGKNTVFTIDSEDIKVCHLGDLGTELTSNQMEEMAVDILFIPIGGKYTLDGEKAAELVRKIEPKIVVPMHYKMNGSTIDIDTEKKFCDEMGNCPKEKSSKINIKKKDLEDKNMEVIIMSVE from the coding sequence ATGAATATCCAATATTACGGCCATTCTTGCTTTAAAATAACCACCAAGCCGGCTGGAAGGGCCACGGAGGACATTGCTATTTTTTTCGATCCTTTTGACAAATCGGTTGGTTTTCGTCCTCCTCAAGGACAAGCTGATATTGTATTCGTTTCTCACCAGCACCATGATCACAATAATATTGAAGCCCTAAAAGGAAATCCGATTATTATTGACACTCCGGGAGAATATGCCATAAAAGGAATAAACGCTGTCGGAATTGACACTTTTCATGACGCCAAAGAAGGAGCCGAAAGCGGAAAAAATACCGTTTTTACAATAGACTCCGAAGACATTAAAGTTTGCCACTTGGGAGATTTGGGAACAGAACTGACTTCAAATCAAATGGAAGAAATGGCTGTTGATATTCTTTTTATTCCAATTGGAGGAAAATATACTTTGGACGGAGAAAAAGCTGCAGAGCTAGTTAGAAAAATAGAACCAAAAATTGTAGTTCCTATGCATTATAAAATGAACGGATCGACAATCGATATTGATACTGAAAAAAAGTTTTGCGATGAAATGGGAAATTGCCCAAAAGAAAAATCTTCTAAAATAAATATAAAAAAGAAGGATTTAGAAGATAAGAATATGGAAGTGATTATTATGAGCGTTGAATGA
- the thrS gene encoding threonine--tRNA ligase: protein MSTKNNLETIRHSLAHVLATAVLEMFPEAKFGTGPATENGFFYDFDLPRTLIPEDLPILEEKMREIIKADYKIEEASAEIKKAEDDFAKAQQPYKVELINDLREAGEKKVCLYKINGFVDLCKGPHLDSTGKIDPQSFQLSRISGVYWKSDEKNKQLQRIYGLAFENKNELKEYLKQMEEAEKRDHRKLGKELDLFCFSDLVGPGLPLFTPKGTIIIDELQREVEKICRGYGFQKVKTPCLTKIDLYEISGHAQKFSEELFHVTSRHKQNYVMRPVQCPHQIQIFASKPRSYRDLPIRYMESEKQYRAEKPGEISGLSRVIAITVEDGHTFCKVDQVKDEIKNMVNIIRDFYSSLGMWKNNWISLSVRDYAHPEKYIGETSDWDECEKILQEVSDEMNLNAKRCEGEAALYGPKLDFMFKDALGKEIQIPTVQIDFATPKRFNMVYTDEKGNKVNPVMVHRAILGSYERFLALLIEHFAGAFPLWLSPIQVEIIPVSEKFNDYGNKILEELKQNNIRAEIDDSDESLGKRIRNAEKQKIPYILVVGEKEEKSESVAVRSRDSKEQTVLKSPEFIESIRKEIGEKK, encoded by the coding sequence TTTTGATTTGCCGAGAACTCTCATTCCCGAAGATTTGCCGATTTTGGAAGAAAAAATGAGAGAGATAATAAAGGCTGATTACAAAATAGAAGAAGCAAGTGCAGAAATTAAAAAAGCGGAGGATGATTTCGCGAAAGCCCAGCAACCTTATAAAGTCGAATTGATTAATGATTTGAGAGAAGCTGGGGAGAAAAAAGTTTGCCTGTATAAAATCAATGGGTTTGTCGATTTATGCAAAGGACCGCATCTTGATTCCACCGGAAAAATAGATCCCCAGTCTTTCCAGCTTTCCAGAATCTCCGGAGTGTATTGGAAAAGCGATGAAAAAAATAAACAGCTTCAGAGAATCTATGGCTTGGCTTTTGAAAACAAAAATGAACTGAAAGAATATTTGAAGCAGATGGAAGAAGCGGAAAAAAGAGACCATCGAAAACTAGGAAAAGAATTAGATCTCTTTTGCTTTTCAGATCTGGTCGGACCGGGACTTCCTCTTTTTACTCCCAAAGGAACAATTATTATCGATGAATTACAAAGAGAAGTGGAAAAAATCTGCCGCGGCTATGGATTTCAAAAGGTAAAGACGCCTTGTTTAACTAAAATAGATTTATACGAAATTTCCGGACACGCTCAAAAATTTTCCGAAGAACTATTTCACGTCACTTCCAGGCATAAGCAAAATTATGTTATGAGACCGGTTCAGTGCCCTCATCAGATTCAAATTTTCGCTTCAAAACCCCGCTCTTATCGCGATTTGCCTATCCGCTATATGGAATCAGAGAAGCAATACCGCGCTGAAAAACCGGGAGAAATTAGCGGACTTAGCCGCGTTATCGCCATTACGGTTGAAGATGGACATACTTTTTGCAAAGTTGACCAGGTCAAAGATGAAATAAAAAATATGGTTAACATAATACGAGATTTCTATTCTTCTTTGGGAATGTGGAAAAATAATTGGATTTCACTTTCCGTAAGAGATTACGCTCATCCGGAAAAATATATTGGAGAAACAAGCGACTGGGATGAATGTGAAAAAATATTACAAGAAGTTTCGGATGAAATGAATCTCAACGCAAAAAGATGCGAGGGAGAAGCCGCTCTTTATGGACCAAAATTGGATTTTATGTTTAAAGACGCGCTAGGGAAAGAAATTCAAATCCCGACAGTTCAGATTGATTTCGCCACTCCGAAAAGGTTTAATATGGTTTATACTGATGAAAAAGGAAACAAAGTTAATCCGGTAATGGTTCATCGGGCTATTCTAGGATCTTATGAAAGATTCTTGGCGCTCCTCATTGAACACTTTGCCGGCGCTTTCCCGCTTTGGCTTTCTCCGATTCAAGTGGAAATTATTCCGGTTTCGGAAAAATTTAATGATTATGGAAACAAAATTCTGGAAGAATTAAAACAAAATAATATCCGCGCGGAAATTGACGACTCCGACGAATCGCTGGGAAAAAGAATCAGAAACGCCGAAAAACAAAAAATCCCATACATTTTGGTAGTCGGAGAAAAAGAAGAAAAATCTGAATCCGTCGCAGTGCGTTCCAGAGACAGCAAAGAGCAAACCGTCTTGAAATCTCCAGAATTTATTGAAAGTATTAGGAAAGAAATAGGGGAGAAGAAATGA